The following is a genomic window from Papilio machaon chromosome 7, ilPapMach1.1, whole genome shotgun sequence.
TAGGACGGGGCGGATCGCCGCAATGGTGCGATGACCCGCTCCCGGCTGGCTCAGATGTTCGAGCCAGCAGCGCTGGACAGTGTCCTTTGCGCTTCTTCTCCACTCTTCGATCACTTCCATGCTGGGGACCTCCCCCCGACCTTTGGCGTCGGCGGTTTTCCAATAGACCTCCGCCAACGCCGACGCCTCCAGTTCCCATGGGGGAGTCCCAGCTAGCACGCATGCCGCCTCCAGCGACACGGTGCGGTATGCACGAGCCGCTCGGAGCGCCACTACCCTCTGCGATCTGCGCAGTTGGGCTTTATTGCGGCGCTCGAGGGCATCCGCCCAGATAGGGGCTCCGTACAACGCCATCGACCTGACAATTCCGGCATAGAGGCGACGACAACTCGCGCTCGGTCCGCCCAGATTAGGCAATAACCTGCTCAGGGCGAACGAGGTGCGCGCGAGCTTTGGTGCCATCTGCCGGAAATGTTCTTGGAAGTTCCACCGGCTGTCGAGTACAACTCCCAGATATTTCATTTTGGACCCGACGCCGATGGAAACTCCGCCCACAATCAGATGAGCGCCTGGCGGTGGCGCTCGGCGAGGCCCGTGGAAACACAGGGCTTCGGACTTCTCCAGGGCCACCGTCAGGCCCAGACTCCTAATCCTGCCCACTACTTGGGCTACTCCGGCAGTAGCTAACACACTCGCTTCCCGATAGCTACTGCCCCTTGCCAACACCAGTGTGTCGTCCGCGTAACAGACGACGCTAACGCCACGGAGAGTCGGGCCGCGAAGGACCCAGTCGTAACCGACGTTCCACAGTAATGGCCCTAAAACGGAACCCTGTGGGACGCCGCACGACACTCTTCTCTGTCCCAATCCGGTAGTTGTGGGATATACCACTGTCCTGTCCGATAGGTAGGCCTTAATCGTCTCACGCAAGTACAACGGGACCCCATGAAAACAAAGGGCCTCCATTATACAAGCGTGAGGCAGCGTGTTAAAAGCGTTGGCGATATCTAAAGATACCGCCAAGACGACGCCGCCCTTAAGGACCTCCTCTTCGGCGACGGCCCTCACCCGTGCAATAGCATCGATGGTGGAGCGGCCGCGCCGGAAACCATACTGGCAGTCTGCCAAATTTGGCCCTACTCGGTCGAGGTGTTCTGTGAGGCGGGTCGCAATAACGCGCTCAAAAAGCTTACCCGCCTCCCCGAGCAGGACTATTGGGCGATACGCCGAAGGTGAATCCGCCGGTCTCCCTGCCTTTCCAATCAGTACGAGTTTCCCCGTCTTCCAGTCGTCTGGGAAAGTATGTTCCTTGAGGCACCGAGTAAGGAAAGCTCGGAACCTGTCGTCCAGTCCGTTCTTTAGGGCCAGGACCCATATGCGTCCGGGGATCCCATCGGGGCCTGGGGCGGTGTTTTTGGCCTGAAGCCGTGACACAGCCGCCCACAGTTCCCTTTCTTCCACTTCCGGGACTTCCCCGTCCACATCGCGATTTGAAGTCGCTGGCGCAAACACCATTGATGGCGGCACAAATTCCTCCCTCATCGAGGGGAACAAGGTCTCCACTACCCTGACCAGTACTTCTGGGTCCATGCTCGCTGTTAGAGGTGGGGCCCAAGGCCTGAGTTTGCTCATCACGAGCCGATATGGCCGACCCCAGGGGTCGACTTCAAGCGACGCCAGCAGCTCCTGCCAGGCCTCCTCTTTCGCAATAGCGATGGCCACCCTGAGGGCCTTTTTCGCGTCCTGGTAGGCGGTGTAGAGGCGCCTCTCCTCTTCCTCGGTATGCCCGCTTCGTCTACGGCGACGACGGTACCTGGAGTACTGCCGCCTTGCTGACACGCAGGACACACGAAGACGACCGAGATCTTCCGACCACCAATACACCGCCGTCCGAGCCGGAGGGCGCACCACGCGGGGCATCGCGACGTCACAAATGTGCGTGACCGTTTCGTGGAGCCACTGCGACTCGGACTCTACTACTGTCTCGTTCGGTATTGGATTCCAGCTTGCGACCAGAGACGCCTGGATCGCCGCTTCCCCGTCAAGTTTTTTGAGGGCCCACCTCGGGCCGATCTCCGACGACGACGCAACACGCCCAGGACCGGAGCCGCCAGGGAGGGGGGAGACGTCAAACCGAATATACCTGTGGTCAGACAAAGTCTCCACACCCTCCAGGACTGCCCAGTCCCGGACGGTTCGTGCCAGGTCCGTACTGGCGAAGGACACGTCTACAATTGAGCCACCCTGCATCCGCACGCATGTTTCCGTGTTCCCTACGTTCAGGACGACCAGCCCATTCGAGGCAAGCCACTCCTCCACCAATTCTCCCCTCGCATCCGTGGTAGGGCACCCCCAGATCGTGGACTTAGCGTTCAGATCGCCAGCCACGACGATCCGGTTTGGGCGGCACCAGGCCAGGACCGAGTCCATTTCCACGAGGAACGCTTCAAAATCAGACAGAGGCCGGTTTGGCGAGAAATATGCCGCGACTACCATCACCTCGCCGCACAGAGCCGCGACGATTCCTCGGCCCTTCCGCGACCTCCTTATCATGGCGTTGTTTGACACCGCGATTGCCGCCAGCCCATCGTCATCGCCCACCCAGTTGTTCCTCGCGGGAATGAAGTAGGGCTCAGTCACCACCGTAACATCTATCGACCACTGCACCATGCTTTGAATCAATAAATCCTGAGCTCTGGCGCAGTGGTTGATGTTGGCTTGcaggtatttattattagccGTCGTCGTCATTTTGTGGTGTTTTCTGTCTCCATCTCTACTTCTTCACCGCTCGGTGGTGATTGTGCCTGTTGCGGGCTGGCTCTGCTCGCAACAAATACTCTCCTAAGCATCCTTTTCTTGGGGGCCGAGCATATCTTGCTCCCCAAGAGATGGTTAGCTGCCTTCCCAGCCTCCGCACACAGTGTGCAGTGGGGGGCAGCATTACACTCTGCGGCGCGGTGTCCCAACTGGCCGCACCGGTAGCACTGAAGCCCCCGGTCGACCTCCGCAGTACACCGCGCCTTGACGTGGCCAGAGTGAAGGCACCTGAAGCACCTCAGCTCCCTTCGTTCTAGGAGCTTCACTCTGGCCGAGACCCATCCGACGAGGAGCTTCCCCTCAACCACCCTCTTGGCGGCTTCAACGGGGCAGGAAACCCACACGGCAAATAGACCGGACCTCTCCTGGCGGAGTGTGCCAACTTTGATACAGTTTGCCGCGCATCCGCCTTTAGCCGCGACCGCGGCTGTGACTTCTTCTTTTGTGACGGAATCGTCTAGTCCCGCCACTATCATCTCCGACATTTTAGTTGGACGGGAGACGGTGATGTCGCCTCCGTTCCCGAAGACCTCGCGAAGCCTCTCCGCGAGGAGGTCCGCCTTTGGCGCGCTAGTGGCACCGGGGATTTCGATGATGGACGCCCCGGTTGCCGCCCGCTTGAAGCGGACGCTCTCAATTTCTAGGTCCTTGAGGTTCACCTTTTGTTTTGCCTCAGCGAGAGCCTTGGCGTATGTGACCCCCTTCTCCACAGCCGTGGGATGTAGAGTCACCACGACTGCCGAGGTCTTGGGGGCCCGCAGCTTAGGCGAGGACCTGACCTTCTCTTGCCCCTTCTTCTTCGTCGTGGGCGCCGATCTGGTGGTAGTCGGCGCCTTTTCTCTCAGGCCCCTCTTAACCACCGACGCCATGGTCTCCTTCATGGAAGCAGGCGCCGGCGGGAGGGGACGTCCCGTCTCTGGTTTCTTGGCCTTGCCCTTCTTTTTAGCGGCCTTCTTTTTTGTCTTCGCCTTTTGGCCCGGATGGGCAGATTGGGCCGCGGCGGAAGAAGAAGAAGCGACGGCCGGCGCCAATGTAGAGGTAGGCGCCTTCTTTTTTCCTTTTGCGCCAACCTTGATCCAGCCCGATTGGACTGTTTCAGGGAGGCGCACTTCAGGCAATTCCGCCTGGGTAGTCTCCAGTGTTTGGCGTGGACGGCTTGCCGGGGGTGGTGGTCTGGCTTCCGCCTCGCGCCTGTCATGAGCCAGTGCCGGTCGCAGGCGAGGCTCCGGATTTAGGCGCGGCTCTAGCCCGTCTATTCGGGCGTTGAGCCGGTCCGAGAGCCTGCTCAAGATCCGGTTTTCTAATTCCTCCTCCGTGGGTTGCGGGCATGCCGCTGTGACGGGTTTGGGTGACACCCCCGCCTGCGACACGCACGCCTTCAGCTCAGCCACCTCTTTCTTTAGTGCAGCCATCTCCGCCTGTAGGCGGGAGTTGGCCGCTCGCAGGAGCCTCGTCTCCTCATTGACGTTCCGTGACGTTAGACGTTTTGCCGCCGCCCGGATCTGCGCAACCGCCTCCTTAAGCGCCTTTTTAGAGGTCCCTTTTAGGTTACTTGATTTGTCGCAGACGGCCGCCACTGCCGCTGCGCCAAGCTCAATTTGTCCGCCGAGTTCAACTGAGCCCAGCTCATCTTCGTCTTCTATTTCAGATGCGGAGGTCTCTGAGAGTCGGACCCCCGCTCTGGTCGATCGCAGCCCCATCGTAAGCTCGGCGACGTCCTTCTCCGCTTCCCACTCGAGTTGTCGCCGGGTGGCCAATGCCAACTCCCGTTTCGCTTTGGCGAGCCCAACGTAGTCTCCTGTTGTAGGCGGCCGCCCTCGGCCCTTCCTTGTTCCTGCCACTTTGGGCGAGGGACCCGTCTCTATATCGCCTGCCGCGGCGGCTAGATGCCGCTTCCGACCAAGACTCCCCCATTGTCCGGGGTGCTGGTCTGCACGGTTCTCTGGTGCCTCAATCTCCATGTCGGATTCCGACGTGTCACTGAGTGTCGGTATGCGCTGTTGTTGGGCGCTAGGCGCCGCAATGGGAGCGCGCTCCAGCCGCACTCTCACTTCCTTTAGTTCGACGCCTTCTATTGAAGGGCGCCTCGTCACCTTCGAGTCCAAATCTCTTGCTATCAGTTCCATAATTCTAGCCTGGGTCGTCGTTGTGTTTGTATCTGAAAGGCAGTCCTTGCCCCCCCCAGAGTACGAGGGGCAGCCCGCGGCCGAAGCCACGGGGAGGGATTCTCCCCCGGCGGTGCCGGaggtaccctcctggggtagTTGTGTTTTGGGAGATGCCatcatttacttttactttttccaGTGTTGTCGGACACCGGAAACCGCCTTTGGTACAGGGTGGGGTCCCGCACGGCCTTGAAGGCCGTCATCCTCCGACCGAAGTCCGCTGCAGTTTATAGTGCTGCCGCACTCCGATGTTTGCACGACCTGGCCTGATTTGGCCTTACGGAAGACTCAAACCGACCCTGCCGCGCCGAGGGCCTTGAAGGCCCTCCATCCTACGACCCCTCAGGGTCCACTGGTGTTTCCCGCGAGCCTGTCCGGTATGGGAGGCCCTGTCCGGCGTAGCCCCGCGGAAGAACACCCCACCACTCCGCACGGCGGCACCTCGGTGCACGTCGCGCCCTGCACCGCCCTGAAGGCGTGCCCTCCTCCGGgtgattttttagagaggttttcttcctcgcagccccacgctcagtgcgtagggcccccggtccgctcagtgcggattacggtttacttggcgtccaccgatcataaagaccggtgggcggccaagtgtggtgttgccaccgggtgattttttagagaggttttcttcctcgcagccccacgctcagtgcgcagggcccccggtccgctcagtgcggattacggtttacttggcgtccactgatcataaagaccagtggggccaagtgtggtgttgccaccgggtaattttttatagaggttttcttcctcgcggccccacgctcagtgcgcagagcccccgtttccgctcagtgcggacttacggtctacttggcgtccaccgatcataaagaccagtgggcggccaagtgtggtgtcaccaccgggtaattttttatagaggttttcttcctcgcggccccacgctcagtgcgcagagcccccgtttccgctcagtgcggacttacggtctacttggcgtccaccgatcataaagaccagtgggcggccaagtgtggtgtcaccaccgggtgattttttatagaggttttcttcctcgcggccccacgctcagtgcgcagagcccccgtttccgctcagtgcggacttacggtctacttggcgtccaccgatcataaagaccagtgggcggccaagtgtggtgtcaccaccgggtaattttttatagaggttttcttcctcgcggccccacgctcagtgcgcagagcccccgtttccgctcagtgcggacttacgggTTTGTTGgcgtttggttcgcggggcgaaaaaagccctaccccagcaatatgccggggcgttcccctatccaccacccggggacgcgccacgtcggagttcacctctccgcccactcggacaaccgagcaggtccgtggaacctaacctaacctaacctaacctaaccttttttttttttttttttttttttttttttacgaggAGAAACCCGTTTATGAGCCGTCTACCCGCTCGGGGGAGGGAGCGGGCAGGTGTGTCGGACTCAGCCGCTCCCCCGGCCCGTATATGACCGGAGGGGCTACTACCGACCAAAACTCCTCGAAACCGCCATCCCGCCAGTGCCGGGGGTAAGGTGACAGTTACCCTTATCCTTGTCCCCGGCGGGCGTTTGTCCTTTAGCAAGACACATCTCTCGTGACGCATTTTATGGCCACATCAATCATCTCCGAGTGGGCGACGGAGAACTATCGCCCTACTCCTACCGGGTCCCCCAACCCGGCGCCGACCAACACGTCTTTGATGATAAGACTATTAAGACGCCTGGGCAAAAGCCCGGCGTCGGCGCATCGGTCGGCGGCGGCGCACGGGATCCTCCTCCGGATCATCCTCCCGGCGTCGCTCGTCCACTTCCTTTTTCTCCATCACCGCCTCACAAAAGGCGGCGACGGCGCTCCATCCAGGCTCACTGCCGACCATCGCAGACACAACGGCCGGCAGCGAGATGTCATCTCCGATGTTATTCACAAGCACGGCTCGCTCCTCCGCCCATGCTGTGCAGTATGTCAGGGTGTGTGCCGCGTCATCCTCCTCAGCGCCACAGAATCGGCACTGTGGAGTGCGCTCCCGTCTGGCCACGTTGCACAGGTACCTCCCGAAGCAGCCATGCCCCGAGAGGACCTGCACTAGGCGATATGAGAGTGCACCCCATCGTCTCGTCAACCATTCTTTTAGGACGGGGCGAATCGCCGCTATGGTGCGGTGACCCGCTCCCGGCTGGCTCAGCTGTTCGAGCCAGCAGCGCTGGACTGAATCCTTAGCGCTCTTTCGCCATTCTCCAATTTCTTCTCCACTTGGGATCTCTCCCCGATTTTTGACGTCGGCGGACTTCCAGTAGACCTCCGCCAACGCCGACGCCTCCAGCTCCCATGGGGGAGTCCCGGCCAACACGCATGCCGCCTCCAGCGACACGGTCCGGTATGCTCGTGCCGCTCGGAGCGCCACTACCCTCTGCGATCTGCGCAGTTGGGCTTTGTTGCGGCGCTCGAGGGCATCCGCCCAGATAGGGGCTCCGTACAACGCCATTGATCTAACAATACCGGCATAGAGGCGCCGGCAGCTCGCGCTCGGTCCGCCCAGATTAGGCAATAACCTGCTCAGGGCGAACGAAGTGCGCGCGAGCTTTGGTGCCATCTGCCGGAAATGTTCTTGGAAGTTCCACCGGCTGTCGAGTACAACTCCCAGATACTTCATTGTGGACCTGACGCCGATGGAAACTCCGCCCACTATCAATTGAGCGCTTGGTGGTGGCGCTCGGCGAGGCCCGTGAAAACACAGGGCCTCGGATTTCTCAAGGGCCACGGTCAGGCCCAGACTCCTAATCCTGCCCACTACTTGGGCTACTCCGGCAGTAGCTAGCACACTCGCTTCCCGATAGCTACTGCCCCTTGCCAACACCAGTGTATCGTCCGCGTAGCAGACGACGCTAACACCACGGAGAGTCGGGCCACGAAGGACCCAGTCGTAACCGACGTTCCACAGTAGTGGCCCTAAAACGGAACCCTGTGGGACGCCGCACGACACTCTTCTCTGTCCAAGTCCGGTAGTTGTGGGATATACCACTGTCCTGTCCGATAGGTAGGCCTTAATCGTCTCACGCAAGTACAACGGGACCCCATGAAAACAAAGGGCCTCCATTATACAAGCGTGAGGCAGCGTGTTAAAAGCGTTGGCGATATCTAAAGATACCGCCAAGACGACGCCGCCCTTAAGGACCTCCTCTTCGGCGACGGCCCTCACCCGTGCAATAGCATCGATGGTAGAGCGGCCGCGCCGGAAACCATACTGGCAGTCTGCCAAATTTGGCCCTACTCGGTCGAGGTGTTCTGTGAGGCGGGTCGCAATAACGCGCTCAAAAAGCTTACCCGCCTCCCCGAGCAGGACTATCGGGCGATACGCCGAAGGAGAATCTGCCGGTCTCCCTGCCTTTCCAATCAGTACGAGTTTCCCCGTCTTCCAGTCTCCTGGGAAAGTATGTTCCTTGAGGCACTGAGTAAGAAGATCTCGGAACCTACTGTCTAGACCATTTTTGAGCGCCAGGACCCATATGCGTCCGGGGATCCCATCGGGGCCTGGGGCGGTGTTTTTGGCCTGAAGCCGAGACACAGCCGCCCACAGTTCCCTCTCTTCCACTTCCGGGACTTCCCCGTCCGCATCACGATTTGACGTCACTGGCGCAAACACCATTTTGGGTGTAACGAAATCCTCCCTCATGGAGGGGAACAAGGTCTCCACCACTCTGTTCAGGACCTCCGGATCCATGCTCGCCGTTAGGGGTGGGGCCCAGGGCCTGAGCTTGCTCATTACGAGCCGATATGGTCGACCCCAGGGGTCGACTTCTAACGACGCCAGCAGCTCCTGCCAGGCCTCCTCCTTCGCAACAGCGATGGCCACCCTGAGGGCCTTTTTCGCGTCCTGGTAGGCGGTGTAGAGGCGCCTCTCCTCTTCCTCGGTGTGCCCGCTTCGTCTACGGCGACGACGATACCTTGAGTACTGCCGCCTTGCTGACACGCAGGACACACGAAGACGACCAAGATCTTCCGACCACCAATACACCGCCGTCCGAGCCGGCGGCCGCACCACGCGGGGCATCGCGACGTCACAAATGTGCGTGACCACTTCGTGGAGCCACCGCGACTCGGACTCTACTTCTGTCACGTTCGGTGTTGGGTTCCAGCTTGCGACCAGAGACGCCTGGATCGCCG
Proteins encoded in this region:
- the LOC123721118 gene encoding uncharacterized protein LOC123721118; translated protein: MASPKTQLPQEGTSGTAGGESLPVASAAGCPSYSGGGKDCLSDTNTTTTQARIMELIARDLDSKVTRRPSIEGVELKEVRVRLERAPIAAPSAQQQRIPTLSDTSESDMEIEAPENRADQHPGQWGSLGRKRHLAAAAGDIETGPSPKVAGTRKGRGRPPTTGDYVGLAKAKRELALATRRQLEWEAEKDVAELTMGLRSTRAGVRLSETSASEIEDEDELGSVELGGQIELGAAAVAAVCDKSSNLKGTSKKALKEAVAQIRAAAKRLTSRNVNEETRLLRAANSRLQAEMAALKKEVAELKACVSQAGVSPKPVTAACPQPTEEELENRILSRLSDRLNARIDGLEPRLNPEPRLRPALAHDRREAEARPPPPASRPRQTLETTQAELPEVRLPETVQSGWIKVGAKGKKKAPTSTLAPAVASSSSAAAQSAHPGQKAKTKKKAAKKKGKAKKPETGRPLPPAPASMKETMASVVKRGLREKAPTTTRSAPTTKKKGQEKVRSSPKLRAPKTSAVVVTLHPTAVEKGVTYAKALAEAKQKVNLKDLEIESVRFKRAATGASIIEIPGATSAPKADLLAERLREVFGNGGDITVSRPTKMSEMIVAGLDDSVTKEEVTAAVAAKGGCAANCIKVGTLRQERSGLFAVWVSCPVEAAKRVVEGKLLVGWVSARVKLLERRELRCFRCLHSGHVKARCTAEVDRGLQCYRCGQLGHRAAECNAAPHCTLCAEAGKAANHLLGSKICSAPKKRMLRRVFVASRASPQQAQSPPSGEEVEMETENTTK